From one Sphingobacteriales bacterium genomic stretch:
- a CDS encoding (Fe-S)-binding protein: MQYNVPVLSELVAEGKTPDVVFWVGCAGSFDQRAQRVTVAFTKILNRLQINFAVLGTEEACTGDPARRAGNEFVFQMLAQQNIAALNNYGVKKIVTTCPHCFNTLKNEYPALGGNYEVVHHSTYLQQLINEGKLKVEGGTFKGKKITYHDSCYLGRANDIYEAPRAVIEALDADLVEIKKCKTNGLCCGAGGGQMFKEDEPGKKRINIERTEQLMEVNPDVIAVACPFCNTMITDGVKNENKQDTIKVVDIAELIAQANSY, from the coding sequence ATGCAATACAACGTACCAGTACTATCAGAATTAGTTGCCGAAGGCAAAACTCCTGACGTCGTGTTTTGGGTAGGCTGTGCAGGCAGTTTCGACCAGCGTGCTCAGCGTGTAACCGTCGCATTCACAAAAATTTTAAACCGGCTTCAAATCAACTTTGCGGTTTTGGGAACGGAAGAGGCCTGTACCGGCGATCCGGCCAGACGTGCGGGCAATGAATTTGTATTTCAGATGCTGGCTCAGCAGAATATCGCTGCCCTAAATAATTATGGAGTGAAAAAGATTGTAACCACCTGTCCTCACTGCTTCAATACCCTGAAAAATGAGTACCCCGCATTGGGTGGCAATTACGAGGTTGTGCATCATTCCACCTATTTACAGCAATTGATCAATGAGGGTAAGCTGAAAGTGGAAGGCGGTACCTTTAAAGGAAAAAAAATCACCTATCATGACTCCTGCTACCTTGGCAGAGCCAATGATATCTACGAAGCGCCGCGTGCGGTGATTGAGGCGCTGGACGCTGATTTGGTAGAAATCAAAAAATGCAAAACCAATGGCTTGTGCTGCGGAGCTGGTGGCGGGCAAATGTTTAAAGAGGACGAGCCGGGCAAAAAGCGCATCAACATCGAACGTACGGAACAACTTATGGAAGTAAATCCGGATGTGATTGCCGTTGCCTGTCCTTTCTGCAATACCATGATAACAGATGGCGTTAAGAACGAAAACAAACAGGATACGATCAAAGTGGTGGATATAGCGGAACTGATTGCACAGGCGAACAGTTATTAA
- a CDS encoding ABC transporter ATPase, which produces MLTPYHILPDDAKVWIYQANRSFTPEEVWDISDILENFVDKWQSHQRDVAGYGSLYYRRFLVLMADENKCDVSGCSIDSSVKLIRELEQAYDINFFDRMKVCYKITNELVGSFPLLQLNELMEKGKLTEQTIIFNNLVSTKKDFETKWEIPLNESPFIKFTV; this is translated from the coding sequence ATGCTGACACCTTACCATATACTGCCAGATGATGCTAAAGTCTGGATTTACCAGGCAAACAGAAGTTTCACGCCCGAAGAGGTTTGGGATATCAGTGATATACTGGAGAATTTTGTAGATAAATGGCAATCCCACCAACGGGATGTAGCCGGATATGGTTCGCTGTATTACAGACGTTTCCTAGTGTTGATGGCAGATGAGAATAAATGCGACGTGAGTGGCTGTTCCATAGACAGTTCGGTGAAATTAATACGGGAACTGGAACAGGCTTATGACATTAATTTCTTTGACCGGATGAAAGTCTGCTATAAAATCACCAATGAACTGGTGGGCAGTTTTCCGTTGCTGCAACTGAATGAACTGATGGAAAAAGGAAAGCTGACTGAACAGACCATCATTTTCAATAATCTGGTATCCACCAAAAAAGATTTTGAGACGAAGTGGGAAATCCCATTAAATGAAAGTCCGTTCATCAAATTCACCGTATAA
- a CDS encoding DUF3817 domain-containing protein — protein MNDDITVAEKDVKNFIFVGKTEGYSFLVLLFIAMPLKYMAGYPLAVRLVGSLHGIFFIAFMVTLFILVKKNRISLENATYAFLLSLVPFGTFYLNRLVK, from the coding sequence ATGAATGATGACATCACCGTAGCCGAAAAGGATGTGAAAAACTTTATTTTTGTCGGAAAAACGGAAGGCTATAGTTTTTTAGTTCTGCTTTTTATCGCTATGCCTTTAAAGTACATGGCGGGTTATCCTTTGGCGGTGAGACTTGTTGGTTCCCTGCATGGCATATTCTTTATCGCATTTATGGTTACCCTCTTTATTTTAGTCAAGAAGAATCGTATCAGCCTGGAGAATGCCACTTATGCTTTTCTTTTATCGCTGGTACCATTCGGCACTTTCTATCTGAACAGACTGGTGAAATAA
- the dnaK gene encoding molecular chaperone DnaK, whose amino-acid sequence MGKIIGIDLGTTNSCVAVMEGSEPVVITTDEGQRTLPSIVGFLENGERKVGAPAKRQSITNPKNTVSSIKRFMGKHFSDTTTEQKYVSYTVEKGDNDTVRVRLHDRMYTPQEISAIILQKCKKMAEDYLGQTVTEAVITVPAYFNDSERQATKEAGLIAGLDVKRIINEPTAAALAYGLDKGGKDMKIAVYDLGGGTFDVSILELGEGVFEVKSTNGDVHLGGDDFDQTIIDWLATEFQNEERVDLRKDPMALQRLKEAAEKAKIELSSSTETEINLPYITATDGVPKHLVKKLSRAKFDQLTETLVERTLEPCRKALKDANLSASQIDEVILVGGSTRIPKIQEVVEKFFGKKPSKGVNPDEVVAVGAAIQGGVLTGDVKDVLLLDVTPLSLGIETYGGVFTKLIESNTTIPTKKSEVFSTASDNQPSVELNVLQGERPMAKDNKSLGRFHLDSIPPAPRGVPQIEVTFDIDANGILSVTAKDKGTGKEQNIRITASSGLSKEEIEKMKAEAKANEAADKEARAKVDKLNEADSLIFQSEKQLKEFGDKLPADKKETLEAAVNKLKEAHKNQDMPAVEVALTELNNAWQAASQDLYTASQQAGGAEQGGASDNGSANTGGNTENVTDAEYEEVK is encoded by the coding sequence ATGGGAAAAATAATTGGAATCGACTTAGGAACTACCAACTCGTGCGTAGCCGTTATGGAAGGCAGCGAACCGGTAGTCATTACAACAGATGAGGGGCAAAGAACCCTGCCGTCTATCGTAGGATTTTTGGAAAATGGCGAACGTAAAGTGGGAGCTCCCGCCAAACGCCAGTCAATCACCAATCCTAAAAACACCGTCTCTTCTATTAAACGGTTTATGGGGAAACATTTCAGCGACACGACTACGGAACAAAAGTACGTTTCGTACACTGTAGAAAAAGGAGATAATGACACCGTTCGTGTTCGTCTGCATGACAGAATGTACACGCCACAGGAAATTTCTGCCATTATTTTACAAAAATGTAAGAAAATGGCGGAAGACTACTTAGGTCAGACAGTTACCGAAGCGGTAATCACCGTTCCTGCTTACTTTAACGACTCTGAACGTCAGGCGACCAAAGAAGCGGGTCTGATAGCCGGGTTGGATGTAAAACGTATCATCAACGAACCAACGGCTGCAGCTTTGGCTTACGGCTTAGACAAAGGCGGCAAGGATATGAAAATTGCCGTTTATGACTTAGGTGGCGGTACTTTCGACGTATCTATCCTGGAATTGGGTGAAGGCGTTTTCGAAGTAAAATCTACCAATGGTGACGTACACTTAGGAGGTGATGATTTTGACCAAACCATCATCGACTGGCTGGCAACCGAATTCCAGAATGAAGAACGCGTGGATCTGCGCAAAGATCCGATGGCATTACAGCGCCTGAAAGAAGCAGCCGAAAAAGCGAAGATAGAATTATCCTCTTCCACAGAAACGGAAATCAACTTACCTTATATCACGGCGACAGACGGTGTTCCAAAACACCTCGTAAAAAAATTATCCCGTGCCAAGTTCGACCAACTGACAGAAACATTGGTGGAAAGAACATTGGAACCGTGCAGAAAAGCACTGAAAGATGCCAACTTATCCGCTTCTCAAATCGATGAAGTGATATTGGTGGGTGGTTCTACCCGTATTCCGAAAATCCAGGAAGTGGTAGAAAAATTCTTTGGCAAAAAGCCTTCCAAAGGAGTGAATCCGGATGAAGTGGTGGCCGTAGGTGCCGCCATTCAGGGAGGTGTATTGACCGGTGACGTGAAAGATGTGTTGTTGCTCGACGTAACGCCATTATCACTGGGTATCGAGACATACGGAGGTGTATTCACCAAGCTGATTGAATCCAACACGACCATTCCTACTAAAAAATCAGAGGTGTTCTCAACCGCATCCGACAACCAGCCTTCTGTGGAGTTGAATGTACTGCAGGGAGAAAGACCAATGGCTAAAGACAATAAAAGTTTAGGTCGTTTCCACTTAGACAGCATTCCACCGGCACCACGTGGTGTTCCGCAAATCGAAGTAACGTTTGATATAGACGCGAATGGCATACTGAGTGTGACCGCAAAAGACAAAGGAACCGGCAAAGAGCAAAATATCCGCATCACCGCTTCTTCCGGGTTGAGCAAGGAAGAAATTGAAAAAATGAAAGCCGAAGCGAAAGCCAACGAAGCGGCGGATAAAGAAGCCCGCGCTAAAGTGGACAAGCTGAACGAAGCAGACAGCCTGATTTTCCAGAGTGAAAAACAACTGAAGGAATTTGGCGACAAATTGCCCGCTGATAAAAAAGAAACTTTAGAGGCAGCTGTCAACAAACTGAAAGAAGCACACAAGAATCAGGATATGCCTGCAGTGGAAGTTGCTTTAACAGAACTGAACAATGCATGGCAGGCTGCATCACAGGATTTGTATACTGCTTCCCAACAGGCTGGCGGCGCAGAACAAGGCGGTGCATCCGACAATGGTTCTGCCAACACAGGCGGCAATACAGAGAATGTAACCGATGCAGAATACGAAGAGGTGAAATAA
- a CDS encoding T9SS type A sorting domain-containing protein yields MREKADLDLPNQWNIGIIAKKTNDNKIIIVRSFKRNNAQSISHYKCRFDSVSITKFDLNGNTLWQKRLAFNNSGYVSDICPTADGGYIICGDQNMSNFVLKIDADGNSVGVKEYDNPNSNYYFNKITELSNGNYAIASIEYIFQFASPEYSWTWWLSIMGYRHYYTIKYTLGLTDAAGNVQWSVPVGQSDENYYQYGVVQDRNLAGDKFNPKLNVNIYPVKVDNNDYIDIAVNLNNATTSLRSKSIIRYNTGGTVAGSKIFDTYNSSYRYNSLGYWKVKDGYLFMTDSSANNVYRSYFVKMDLFGTIKGYYQTAFLDWEYGRNLESAQIHINGDSTIFLFEKSQYGGNKLVRCFKDLSVDWNYSLPYIPEREYGNLLITETDDHNLLVVSDEYNYDQWENVNFYKLSSDAAELHYQVYIDRNDNNRFDAADTTFNECIIYQTHNGVTQQFYPDYYGKYEMFADTGIYESHIESYSQTLKYYFAPTTPEITHITSYTQEDTVFFKLVEKKNVRDLQISLAPNIPVRPGFQSSYTLSVGNIGTVTVQRPRALFIKDPLQSFDTLTAPFPFRGDTMFIEYDSLTVFQQQYYEVYLNNPIPPIIDADDTIYVKAVIEPIDGDIYPDDNVFELTQTVVNSYDPNDKLESHGGAITQAELANGDYLYYTIRFQNSGNYYASIIKITDTLSDKLDWSTLEVLTNSHNLEFKVENKRYLTWWSNNFYLPDSTSDEPGSHGFVSFRIKPIAGLSVSDEIDNKAHIYFDYNPPIETNTVTTKIVIERILRTPKNLMDVKKLKVYPNPTNDLLTLDMTVIKPGKYTIQLIDFSGRNTRSEELDWTSGKQLYSLSLQGLENGMYILSISNPQQKALYTSKILKQ; encoded by the coding sequence ATGCGTGAAAAGGCAGATCTGGATCTGCCCAACCAATGGAACATTGGTATCATTGCTAAAAAAACCAATGACAATAAGATCATTATCGTCCGAAGTTTTAAACGGAACAATGCCCAGTCCATTTCACATTACAAGTGCAGATTTGACAGCGTATCCATTACCAAGTTCGACCTGAACGGAAATACACTCTGGCAAAAAAGACTGGCCTTTAACAATTCAGGCTATGTTTCCGATATCTGCCCGACTGCAGATGGCGGCTATATCATTTGCGGTGACCAGAACATGAGCAATTTCGTTCTAAAGATAGATGCTGACGGCAACTCCGTCGGTGTGAAGGAATATGACAATCCGAACTCCAATTACTACTTCAATAAAATCACAGAACTGTCCAACGGCAACTATGCAATAGCCAGTATTGAATATATTTTCCAGTTTGCTTCACCGGAGTATAGCTGGACATGGTGGTTAAGTATAATGGGATACAGGCATTACTACACCATCAAATATACCTTGGGGTTAACGGACGCAGCCGGAAATGTGCAGTGGTCGGTACCGGTTGGCCAATCGGATGAAAACTATTATCAGTACGGAGTTGTCCAGGACCGGAATTTAGCGGGAGACAAATTTAATCCAAAATTAAACGTAAACATCTATCCGGTGAAGGTGGACAACAATGATTATATAGATATCGCTGTCAATCTGAATAATGCGACCACTTCATTGAGAAGCAAATCCATCATACGGTACAACACGGGCGGAACAGTAGCCGGCAGCAAGATATTTGATACGTATAATAGTTCTTATCGGTATAACAGTCTCGGATACTGGAAAGTGAAAGACGGCTATTTGTTTATGACAGACAGCAGCGCAAATAATGTTTACAGAAGTTATTTTGTAAAAATGGATCTGTTCGGAACCATAAAGGGATATTATCAGACAGCCTTTTTAGACTGGGAGTACGGACGAAACCTCGAATCCGCACAGATTCATATCAACGGTGACAGCACTATTTTCCTGTTTGAAAAAAGTCAGTATGGCGGTAATAAACTGGTTCGTTGCTTCAAGGATTTAAGTGTAGACTGGAACTATTCATTGCCGTATATACCGGAGAGAGAATATGGCAACTTACTGATTACAGAAACAGACGACCATAATCTCCTCGTCGTATCGGATGAATACAATTATGACCAGTGGGAAAACGTTAATTTCTATAAACTATCCTCCGATGCGGCAGAACTGCATTATCAGGTTTACATAGACAGAAATGACAACAATCGTTTTGATGCGGCAGACACAACCTTTAATGAATGTATAATCTACCAAACACACAATGGCGTTACACAGCAATTTTACCCTGATTATTATGGAAAATACGAGATGTTCGCAGATACAGGCATCTATGAATCCCATATCGAATCCTACAGCCAGACGTTGAAATATTATTTTGCACCGACAACACCTGAAATTACGCATATCACCAGCTACACGCAGGAAGATACGGTCTTCTTCAAGCTGGTAGAAAAGAAGAATGTCAGGGACTTACAGATCTCTCTGGCCCCTAATATACCGGTACGTCCCGGGTTCCAAAGTTCCTATACGCTGAGTGTAGGCAACATCGGTACCGTGACAGTACAACGTCCGAGAGCATTATTTATTAAAGATCCGCTGCAAAGTTTCGACACGCTCACCGCGCCATTCCCATTCAGAGGCGATACCATGTTCATTGAATATGACTCACTCACCGTATTTCAGCAGCAGTATTACGAGGTTTATTTAAACAATCCGATACCTCCTATTATCGATGCAGACGACACGATATATGTGAAGGCTGTCATCGAACCGATAGATGGTGATATCTATCCCGATGACAATGTGTTTGAACTGACTCAGACGGTTGTGAACTCCTATGACCCGAATGATAAACTGGAATCACATGGCGGAGCAATCACGCAGGCGGAACTGGCTAACGGAGATTATCTGTATTATACCATTCGATTCCAGAATTCCGGAAACTATTATGCATCCATCATAAAAATCACCGATACGCTTTCCGACAAACTGGATTGGAGTACACTGGAAGTATTGACCAACAGCCATAACCTGGAATTCAAGGTAGAAAATAAGCGGTACCTGACCTGGTGGAGCAATAACTTTTATCTGCCGGACAGCACGAGCGATGAGCCGGGCAGTCATGGTTTCGTCAGTTTCCGCATCAAGCCGATTGCCGGATTAAGTGTATCTGATGAAATCGATAATAAGGCGCACATTTATTTTGATTACAACCCGCCAATTGAAACGAATACGGTGACTACCAAAATTGTGATAGAGCGGATTCTGAGAACCCCCAAAAACCTGATGGACGTTAAAAAACTGAAAGTGTATCCCAATCCGACCAATGACCTGCTGACGCTGGATATGACTGTGATAAAACCCGGGAAATATACGATTCAGCTGATAGATTTCAGTGGCAGAAACACACGAAGTGAAGAGCTGGACTGGACAAGCGGTAAACAATTATATTCGTTATCTTTACAAGGATTGGAAAACGGAATGTATATTTTAAGCATCAGCAATCCACAGCAGAAGGCACTCTATACGAGCAAGATCTTGAAGCAATAA
- a CDS encoding MBL fold metallo-hydrolase, with product MKLQICGAAETVTGSCHLLTLENDYKLLLDCGLYQGADAVFDEFNHQWFFKPDEIDALILSHAHIDHCGRIPKLVKDGFKGKIICTSATRDLAAIMLLDSAHIQEGDAEYEAKKYGGKFDPLYTEWDVKQCLRYFYCVEYDNWFNVTNEVSLLFSDAGHILGSASVTLKIKEAGRETFFGFTGDVGRYNRPILKDPVPMPQLDYLICESTYGGKTHDETPENDDHFMQIIYDTCVAKRGKLIIPAFSLGRTQEILYRLDKLYNSGRLQNINVYVDSPLAMNATEIYTIHPECFDNEIHHYMSEDDSPFGWNNMRYVRKADQSKQLNVSDEPCIIIAASGMANAGRVKHHLYHQIEKAENTVLIVGYCAEGTLGQQLVQKPDTVTIFHQEKRVRAQIEVMSSMSAHADEPELLKFLANQQKEKLKKIFLVHGETKRQAAFKITLQNNQFKNVEIPKLGDIFELE from the coding sequence ATGAAACTACAAATTTGCGGCGCAGCAGAAACCGTTACGGGCAGCTGCCACCTTCTTACATTGGAAAATGATTACAAACTCCTTTTAGACTGCGGGCTTTATCAGGGAGCAGATGCCGTTTTTGATGAATTCAATCATCAATGGTTTTTCAAGCCCGATGAAATTGATGCGCTGATATTATCACATGCACACATCGACCATTGCGGCAGGATTCCGAAACTGGTAAAAGATGGTTTTAAAGGAAAAATCATCTGCACATCGGCTACTCGCGACTTAGCGGCCATCATGCTTTTGGACAGTGCCCATATTCAGGAAGGCGATGCCGAATATGAAGCGAAAAAATACGGTGGCAAATTTGATCCGCTTTATACGGAATGGGACGTCAAGCAATGCCTGCGCTATTTTTATTGTGTGGAATACGATAATTGGTTTAATGTCACCAATGAAGTCAGCCTCCTGTTCTCCGATGCCGGCCATATTTTAGGAAGCGCCTCTGTAACGCTGAAAATCAAGGAAGCAGGCAGGGAAACGTTTTTCGGATTTACCGGAGATGTAGGCAGATACAATCGACCTATACTGAAAGACCCGGTTCCAATGCCTCAGCTCGATTACCTGATATGTGAATCTACCTACGGCGGCAAGACCCATGATGAAACGCCGGAAAACGATGATCATTTCATGCAGATCATTTACGATACCTGTGTGGCCAAACGAGGCAAACTGATTATACCTGCCTTCAGTTTGGGAAGGACACAGGAAATACTCTACCGGCTGGATAAATTGTATAATTCAGGCAGGCTGCAAAATATCAATGTATATGTCGACAGTCCGCTTGCCATGAATGCTACGGAAATATATACCATACATCCGGAATGTTTCGACAATGAAATCCACCATTACATGTCTGAAGATGACAGTCCTTTCGGCTGGAACAATATGCGCTATGTACGAAAGGCAGACCAGTCCAAACAACTGAACGTATCGGATGAACCTTGTATCATCATTGCCGCATCAGGCATGGCCAACGCCGGAAGAGTAAAACACCACCTGTACCATCAAATTGAGAAGGCGGAAAATACCGTCTTGATTGTGGGTTATTGTGCAGAAGGGACACTCGGACAACAGTTGGTGCAGAAACCGGATACGGTAACTATCTTTCATCAGGAAAAGAGAGTGCGTGCGCAGATTGAAGTCATGAGCAGCATGAGCGCCCATGCCGATGAACCGGAATTATTGAAATTTTTAGCCAATCAGCAAAAAGAAAAACTGAAAAAGATATTTTTAGTCCACGGCGAGACGAAAAGGCAGGCAGCTTTTAAAATAACCTTACAGAATAACCAATTCAAGAATGTCGAAATACCCAAACTGGGCGATATATTTGAATTGGAATAA
- a CDS encoding DUF853 family protein has product MANQDEFIQLINKGYTFSTSSIVVGTAMLDGKAIPNTPVRIPLKTMNRHGLIAGATGTGKTKTIQSLSEQLAENGVSVLMMDIKGDFSGIAEPGVSNPKIEERVAAIGNKWTPKGYPVELMSISNQDGIRLRATVSEFGPVLISKILDLNDTQQSVVAMVFKFSDDEQLALVDLNDFKKVLQFLTNEGKGVFEKDYGSISPATMGTILRKVVELEQQGAGIFFGEKSFDVDDLLRKDENGYGYINIVRLTDIQDKPKLFSTFMLSLLAEVYQKFPERGDVEQPELIIFMDEAHLVFNNASKALQEQLEAIIKLIRSKGVGIFFCTQNPIDIPESILAQLGLKVQHALRAFTAKDRQAIKLASENYPETSFYKVEDLMTQLGIGEAFVSALNEKGIPTPLAHTLMAPPQSRMDILTDAEMKTFIAASKLYPKYKNPVDPESAYEILTAKIEQAQQQQAADDQAAQQVKETTTTKTTKQGKSTLDKVLSNTVTRQIARTATTTLARGLLGVLKGMLKK; this is encoded by the coding sequence ATGGCAAATCAGGACGAATTCATTCAGTTAATCAACAAAGGCTATACATTCAGCACCAGCTCCATCGTTGTCGGAACCGCGATGCTGGATGGCAAAGCAATTCCAAATACACCGGTAAGAATTCCTTTAAAAACCATGAACCGGCACGGATTGATAGCAGGTGCGACCGGAACCGGTAAAACCAAAACGATTCAGTCCCTTTCGGAGCAGTTAGCGGAAAACGGAGTATCTGTTTTAATGATGGACATAAAAGGTGATTTCTCCGGTATCGCCGAGCCTGGTGTTTCCAACCCTAAGATTGAAGAACGTGTCGCCGCTATCGGCAACAAATGGACACCCAAAGGTTATCCGGTGGAGCTGATGTCTATTTCCAATCAGGATGGCATTCGCCTGCGGGCAACCGTTTCTGAATTCGGGCCTGTGTTGATTTCAAAGATCCTGGACCTTAACGACACCCAGCAGAGCGTGGTGGCCATGGTGTTTAAATTCAGCGATGACGAGCAATTGGCACTGGTGGATTTAAATGATTTTAAAAAAGTTCTGCAGTTTCTGACGAACGAAGGAAAAGGCGTTTTTGAAAAAGACTACGGTTCTATCAGTCCCGCTACGATGGGAACCATTCTACGTAAGGTGGTGGAACTGGAACAACAGGGCGCAGGTATATTTTTCGGAGAGAAGTCATTTGACGTGGATGATTTATTACGCAAAGATGAAAACGGATACGGATACATCAATATTGTTCGCCTGACAGACATTCAGGATAAACCTAAATTATTTTCTACCTTTATGTTAAGCCTGTTGGCGGAAGTTTACCAGAAATTCCCCGAAAGAGGCGATGTGGAACAGCCGGAACTGATCATTTTTATGGATGAGGCTCATCTGGTTTTTAATAATGCTTCTAAAGCCTTACAGGAGCAGCTGGAAGCCATCATCAAACTTATACGCTCCAAGGGGGTTGGAATTTTCTTTTGTACCCAAAATCCGATTGACATTCCCGAAAGCATCTTAGCACAGCTGGGATTAAAGGTACAGCATGCGCTGAGAGCCTTCACGGCTAAAGACCGTCAGGCAATCAAACTGGCTTCAGAAAACTATCCGGAAACTTCATTTTATAAAGTGGAAGATCTAATGACACAGCTGGGGATTGGAGAAGCCTTCGTTTCCGCACTCAATGAAAAAGGCATACCTACACCGCTGGCACATACGTTAATGGCACCGCCACAGTCACGCATGGATATTTTAACAGATGCAGAAATGAAAACATTCATCGCAGCATCCAAACTTTATCCAAAATATAAAAACCCGGTTGACCCCGAAAGTGCTTATGAAATTCTGACTGCTAAAATTGAACAGGCTCAGCAACAGCAGGCCGCTGATGATCAGGCAGCACAACAAGTGAAAGAAACCACGACCACCAAGACGACAAAACAAGGAAAATCAACACTGGATAAAGTTTTAAGCAACACGGTAACCCGGCAAATTGCCCGTACCGCCACTACCACCCTTGCCAGAGGTTTGCTGGGTGTTTTAAAAGGAATGTTAAAAAAATAA
- a CDS encoding polyphosphate kinase, which produces MSEIKLGKIATVHPKGVDKDATKAKTRILIEEMAQLQDILIASNNQSLLVVLQGMDASGKDGVTKNVFGGLNPLGVTVAPFKKPTPLEMEHDFLWRIHQVAPKKGCITIFNRSHYEDVLIQRVHKWVDEKTIKQRFDHINNFEKLLAETGTKILKFYMHVSPAAQLERLEERKTNPEKMWKFNEQDFEERKFWKQYIKAYEDVFKHCDKAAEWHIIPTDSNWYKEYLVAQKVCDTLKNMKLNYPSLK; this is translated from the coding sequence ATGTCAGAAATCAAACTCGGTAAAATTGCTACCGTCCACCCAAAAGGAGTAGATAAAGATGCCACTAAGGCAAAAACCAGGATATTAATTGAAGAGATGGCCCAGCTGCAGGATATCCTGATTGCATCGAACAACCAGAGTCTTTTAGTTGTATTGCAGGGAATGGATGCGAGCGGCAAGGATGGAGTGACTAAAAATGTTTTCGGAGGGTTGAATCCGTTGGGAGTGACGGTTGCGCCATTCAAAAAACCCACCCCTCTTGAAATGGAGCATGATTTTTTATGGCGGATACATCAGGTGGCCCCCAAGAAAGGATGCATTACCATTTTCAACCGCTCCCATTACGAAGATGTTTTGATACAACGGGTGCACAAATGGGTAGATGAAAAAACAATCAAGCAACGGTTTGACCATATCAATAATTTTGAAAAACTATTGGCAGAAACAGGAACAAAAATCTTGAAATTTTATATGCACGTTTCCCCTGCCGCACAATTAGAACGGCTGGAAGAACGCAAGACGAATCCGGAAAAGATGTGGAAATTCAATGAGCAGGATTTCGAAGAACGGAAATTCTGGAAACAATACATCAAGGCATATGAAGATGTATTTAAACACTGCGATAAGGCTGCCGAATGGCACATCATCCCTACAGACAGCAACTGGTACAAAGAATATCTGGTGGCTCAAAAGGTATGTGATACACTGAAAAACATGAAACTTAATTATCCGTCCTTAAAATAA